Proteins encoded by one window of Mailhella massiliensis:
- a CDS encoding LysR family transcriptional regulator: MKRNKAASGMTIRQFRYFLKIARCGSINKAALQLDITQQSLLASMNSLEKSLGFSVFSRSKSGVSLTPQGEAILDDVQRIVDICSRWAQFMDDDSAARLPIRIAGTSSMINLILGKAVLSLKEKYPNVAIELHERKKDELMHMVMEDSMIGLCGALPPEELENRRLVLEKSSMRVEVMGADDYAVIVNSRHPLASRGMLRTEDLGQFTAALYPNDDHAFFYSGIYQYFSRQHAPYYGSKQESLLNIILRDDTVAAVFPVSVARNPNIPEGSLKGLFVEDYPMPGLNCLVYPREDRLSPVEKAIMESFREVYRQERL, encoded by the coding sequence ATGAAGAGAAATAAGGCGGCATCAGGTATGACAATACGGCAGTTCAGGTATTTTTTGAAAATCGCTCGCTGCGGTTCCATCAACAAGGCCGCCCTGCAGCTCGATATCACTCAACAGTCCCTGCTTGCTTCCATGAACTCTCTGGAGAAGAGTCTTGGTTTTTCCGTATTCAGCCGCTCGAAGTCCGGCGTCAGTCTTACCCCGCAGGGGGAAGCCATACTCGATGACGTTCAGCGCATCGTGGACATCTGCTCCAGATGGGCGCAATTCATGGATGACGACAGTGCCGCCAGACTGCCCATACGGATAGCTGGCACCAGTTCCATGATCAACCTTATTCTGGGCAAGGCCGTTCTGTCGCTTAAGGAAAAGTATCCCAATGTAGCCATTGAGCTGCATGAAAGGAAGAAAGATGAGCTCATGCATATGGTGATGGAGGATTCCATGATCGGACTTTGCGGAGCTCTGCCGCCGGAAGAGCTGGAAAATCGCCGTCTTGTTCTGGAAAAGAGCAGTATGCGCGTGGAAGTCATGGGAGCGGACGATTATGCGGTCATCGTCAACAGCCGCCATCCTCTGGCCTCACGGGGGATGCTGAGAACGGAAGATCTGGGGCAGTTCACCGCAGCGCTCTACCCCAACGACGATCATGCTTTTTTTTACAGCGGCATATACCAGTATTTTTCCCGCCAGCACGCGCCGTACTATGGTTCCAAGCAGGAGAGCCTTTTGAACATTATTCTGCGCGACGACACGGTGGCCGCCGTGTTTCCCGTCAGTGTCGCGCGCAATCCCAATATTCCCGAGGGCAGTCTGAAAGGTCTGTTTGTAGAAGATTATCCCATGCCGGGATTGAACTGTCTTGTCTATCCGCGTGAGGACAGGCTTTCCCCCGTGGAGAAGGCCATCATGGAAAGTTTTCGTGAGGTGTACCGGCAGGAGCGGCTGTAG
- a CDS encoding FAD-dependent oxidoreductase produces the protein MSSPVYKQLYPHLFSPLTVGGATFKNRIFVAPTHTPFSAGVNNLMTPEGMRYYGGFAKGGAGAVHIGESLLDRVNSAAHDSHLNIIDEECLKTYNTYNEYCHIFGAKTSIEFNHSGHFAMPAFGDGRDPMSAMDMDMPSGVHVRAMNEDDMDYVAHIYCKAANMAKRAGFDMILLHYGHGWLMGGFLSPILNRRTDKYGGSVENRMRFPLMVLERVRKTVGKDFLIEVRLSGDECVPEGIQIEDTIENVRMLQDYASIVHISTGNRFVPFSRAIMHPTHFIEEGHNVHLAARVKNTPDIHIPIGTLGGIDTPEFAEKVLAEGKADYVLMARGWIADPDWANKARCGKAEDIRPCIRCMHCLDIPLGKRNTSLHNIADIFDEFPTTTRRAECAVNVYHGNGQCRLDLPPAKSKKKVVVIGGGVAGLNAALTACERGHEVVLFEKSDTLGGQLSIYAPAMWFKIDNMEHYRRYLEIQVRKAAIRLHLGEEATPERVAAESPDAVIVAVGAQPLLPPIPGLNAPHVFTAMNILGHEKEKLPGIRTAVIGGGMVGCEVALQLSHLGYTVDIVEMAPMLAPDGIYTERVHTLHLMDNDPNITSHVSTRCVEIEKDKIVVETSEGVETIRADAVIICTGMKSLDEEARQFDDLAFDVIHVGDCKKVGTVADATAAGYDAAAVL, from the coding sequence ATGAGTTCTCCGGTTTACAAGCAGCTCTACCCGCATCTGTTCAGTCCTCTTACCGTCGGCGGCGCAACATTTAAAAACCGCATTTTCGTCGCCCCCACACATACGCCCTTTTCTGCAGGAGTGAACAATCTGATGACTCCGGAAGGAATGCGCTACTACGGCGGCTTCGCCAAAGGCGGCGCCGGAGCCGTGCATATTGGCGAATCGCTGCTGGACAGGGTCAACAGCGCGGCACACGACAGTCACCTGAACATCATAGATGAGGAATGTCTCAAAACCTACAATACCTATAACGAATACTGTCACATTTTCGGAGCCAAGACCTCCATAGAATTCAACCACAGCGGGCATTTCGCCATGCCTGCCTTCGGCGACGGCCGTGATCCCATGTCGGCCATGGATATGGACATGCCGAGCGGCGTGCATGTACGCGCCATGAACGAGGACGACATGGACTATGTGGCGCATATCTATTGCAAGGCCGCAAATATGGCCAAACGCGCCGGCTTCGACATGATCCTGCTCCACTATGGTCACGGCTGGCTCATGGGCGGCTTTCTTTCTCCCATTCTGAACAGGCGTACGGACAAGTACGGCGGCAGCGTGGAAAACCGTATGCGCTTTCCGCTCATGGTGCTCGAACGTGTGCGCAAAACCGTCGGCAAAGACTTCCTCATCGAAGTGCGTCTGAGCGGCGATGAATGTGTGCCTGAAGGCATACAGATAGAAGATACCATAGAAAACGTGCGCATGCTGCAGGACTACGCCAGCATTGTGCATATCTCCACAGGCAACCGCTTCGTTCCGTTCAGCCGGGCCATCATGCACCCCACGCACTTCATCGAGGAAGGGCACAACGTACATCTTGCGGCAAGGGTGAAGAACACGCCCGACATTCATATCCCCATCGGTACTCTGGGCGGCATCGACACTCCCGAATTTGCGGAAAAGGTTCTGGCTGAAGGCAAGGCCGACTATGTGCTTATGGCACGCGGCTGGATAGCGGACCCCGACTGGGCAAACAAGGCCCGCTGCGGCAAGGCGGAAGATATACGTCCCTGCATCCGCTGCATGCACTGTCTGGACATTCCTCTGGGCAAACGCAATACAAGTCTGCACAATATCGCGGACATTTTCGATGAGTTCCCCACCACCACGCGGCGCGCAGAATGCGCGGTGAACGTGTATCACGGCAACGGCCAGTGCCGTCTGGATCTGCCTCCGGCAAAAAGCAAAAAGAAGGTAGTCGTCATCGGCGGAGGCGTTGCAGGCCTGAATGCGGCGCTTACGGCATGCGAACGCGGACATGAAGTCGTACTCTTTGAAAAGTCCGACACTCTGGGAGGCCAGCTCTCCATCTACGCCCCGGCCATGTGGTTCAAGATCGACAATATGGAACATTACCGCCGTTACCTGGAAATACAGGTGCGCAAAGCCGCCATACGCCTCCATCTCGGCGAGGAGGCCACTCCCGAACGCGTAGCCGCGGAGTCCCCGGACGCCGTCATCGTCGCCGTAGGCGCACAGCCTCTGCTGCCTCCCATTCCGGGCCTGAACGCCCCCCACGTGTTCACCGCCATGAACATACTCGGCCATGAAAAGGAAAAACTTCCCGGCATCCGCACTGCCGTCATCGGCGGGGGGATGGTGGGCTGTGAAGTCGCACTCCAGCTTTCTCACCTCGGTTACACGGTGGATATCGTGGAAATGGCTCCCATGCTGGCTCCCGACGGCATCTATACCGAACGCGTCCATACTCTGCACCTCATGGACAACGACCCGAACATCACTTCTCATGTTTCCACCCGCTGCGTGGAAATCGAAAAGGACAAGATCGTTGTGGAAACGTCGGAAGGCGTCGAAACCATCCGGGCCGATGCCGTCATCATCTGCACGGGAATGAAATCCCTTGACGAGGAGGCCCGGCAATTCGACGACCTGGCCTTCGACGTCATCCATGTAGGCGACTGTAAAAAGGTGGGCACCGTAGCCGACGCCACGGCGGCCGGATATGACGCAGCCGCAGTACTTTAA
- the dctP gene encoding TRAP transporter substrate-binding protein DctP has product MNKRFLIALAATVAFSFTLPIASQAKTWNLRFTGSDFESHPSVTNGLLPWLKEIEKATNGQVKIRYFNPNTICPVNEIVTSIESGAIDMGAIDHARNTGRFPLHDVFLLPLITGNSTAQGVTAWRVFQSSPLLQKEMASVKVLGYWGGGSMQIMTKEKPVTKLEDMKGLRMTCMSKPFADAVQALDANPITVPLPDIYMTLSRNSADSALFSLLASGSIKIQDIIKHITLVSLCKDIRFVGINKDLWDSFPPDIQKAIESTCCSESWAARMSGVMDEGDVSGRELLTKAGAKFYTLDDAEYERWVKACAPLDQAWINKVVELGIAEKDARALLEQVRKVGAEVTNSLSKPR; this is encoded by the coding sequence ATGAACAAGCGCTTCCTCATTGCTCTGGCAGCCACAGTGGCGTTCAGCTTTACCCTGCCCATAGCCTCACAGGCGAAGACCTGGAACCTGCGTTTTACAGGATCAGACTTCGAATCCCACCCCAGCGTAACCAACGGTCTTCTGCCCTGGCTCAAGGAAATTGAAAAAGCCACCAACGGGCAGGTAAAAATACGTTACTTCAATCCCAACACCATCTGCCCGGTAAACGAAATCGTTACCTCCATCGAAAGCGGCGCCATCGATATGGGTGCCATTGACCATGCGCGCAACACCGGCCGTTTTCCTCTGCACGATGTCTTCCTGCTTCCCCTTATTACAGGAAATTCCACAGCTCAGGGGGTGACGGCATGGCGCGTATTCCAGTCCTCGCCCCTGCTGCAGAAAGAAATGGCATCCGTCAAGGTCCTCGGATACTGGGGAGGCGGCTCCATGCAGATCATGACCAAGGAAAAGCCCGTCACAAAGCTTGAAGATATGAAGGGGCTGCGCATGACGTGCATGAGCAAACCCTTTGCCGACGCCGTGCAGGCGCTGGACGCCAACCCCATCACTGTTCCTCTTCCCGACATCTACATGACGCTCTCGCGCAATTCTGCCGACTCCGCCCTCTTTTCCCTGCTGGCCTCCGGCTCCATCAAGATCCAGGATATCATCAAGCACATCACCTTGGTGAGCCTCTGCAAGGACATCCGCTTCGTCGGCATCAACAAGGATCTGTGGGACAGCTTCCCCCCGGATATTCAGAAGGCCATTGAAAGCACCTGCTGCAGCGAGTCCTGGGCGGCCCGCATGTCCGGTGTCATGGATGAAGGCGACGTTTCCGGCAGAGAACTTCTTACCAAGGCAGGAGCCAAATTCTATACTCTGGACGATGCAGAATACGAACGCTGGGTCAAGGCCTGCGCACCTCTGGATCAGGCATGGATAAACAAGGTTGTAGAACTCGGCATTGCCGAAAAAGATGCGAGGGCACTGCTTGAACAGGTCCGCAAGGTAGGCGCGGAAGTAACCAACTCTCTGTCAAAGCCCCGGTAA
- a CDS encoding TRAP transporter large permease subunit, whose product MSSGIENAAHRLAVLSKSVNGVFYRLSALAAGLMVIPTVLDVLSRFLFNKSLIGAMELVEFCMVILVFSSLGYIQDDRSHIRVTLLTDHFSPRVRDMLEAVSTLCPFLLLCLITWCVFQNGVTKSGTNELSGMLGIPLAPFIFYGALGCLIFSLALLANFISVAADMLSRRMHLSFLCGIVLSVLLLSVPFFVRGTEIADNYMLLGSLGMVILMASILLGMPIGLAMALMGYIGMLVIYPNFKASFSMLGVNPYNVASNYTYTVVPMFILMGELAMYSGISRDLFNAANVWLGRQPGGLGIATVSGCAGFAAVSGDSMATAVTMASVALPEMRKKKYDPGLACATLAAGGTLGILIPPSTGFIFYALVTEVSIGKLFVAGVIPGILLTLMFISVLLFIAYRHPELSPRGESTTFKEKIRSIKGIFAMVALIFLILGGILLGWFSPNEGGAVGAAGTLLYALCRRRLSWNDFKSALNSTAQVTGRLLLILIGVSILGTFLAATALPYDLADTVVSLHVNRYVLLAAIVLFYIIMGCLMNVIPMILLTLPAIYPTIIELGFDPVWFGVVVVILMEAGQITPPVGINVFALSSVATDVPMASIFRRVIPFFLAMMFLVFLLAVFPQIALWLPSVLF is encoded by the coding sequence ATGAGTTCCGGTATTGAAAATGCTGCGCATCGCCTGGCCGTGCTTTCCAAAAGCGTCAACGGAGTCTTCTACAGACTCTCCGCGCTGGCCGCGGGACTCATGGTCATCCCTACGGTTCTGGATGTACTCAGCCGTTTTCTGTTCAACAAATCCCTCATCGGAGCCATGGAGCTTGTCGAGTTCTGCATGGTCATCCTTGTCTTCAGCAGTCTGGGATACATTCAGGACGATCGTTCCCACATCCGTGTCACCCTGCTTACCGATCACTTTTCCCCGCGTGTGCGGGATATGCTGGAAGCTGTTTCCACGCTGTGCCCCTTTCTGCTGCTCTGCCTCATCACCTGGTGCGTATTCCAGAACGGCGTGACCAAGTCCGGCACCAACGAGCTGAGCGGCATGCTCGGCATTCCGCTTGCGCCCTTCATCTTCTACGGTGCTCTCGGCTGTCTCATCTTTTCCCTCGCTCTGCTTGCGAACTTCATCTCCGTTGCGGCGGACATGCTTTCCCGACGAATGCACCTTTCCTTCCTGTGCGGCATCGTATTAAGCGTACTGCTGCTTTCCGTGCCGTTCTTCGTCCGCGGAACGGAAATTGCCGACAACTACATGCTTCTCGGCTCCCTCGGCATGGTCATTCTCATGGCAAGCATACTTCTGGGCATGCCCATAGGGCTGGCCATGGCGCTTATGGGATATATCGGCATGCTGGTCATATACCCCAACTTCAAGGCTTCCTTCTCCATGCTGGGCGTCAATCCCTACAATGTGGCCTCAAACTATACCTATACCGTAGTTCCCATGTTCATCCTTATGGGAGAGCTGGCCATGTACAGCGGCATCAGCCGGGATCTGTTCAACGCCGCCAACGTATGGCTCGGCCGCCAGCCGGGCGGCCTCGGCATAGCCACCGTAAGCGGATGCGCGGGTTTCGCCGCCGTTTCCGGCGATTCCATGGCCACCGCCGTGACCATGGCTTCCGTAGCCCTTCCTGAAATGCGCAAGAAGAAGTACGACCCCGGCCTTGCCTGTGCAACTCTCGCCGCAGGCGGCACTCTGGGCATACTCATCCCCCCGAGCACAGGCTTCATTTTCTATGCGCTCGTGACCGAAGTCTCCATAGGAAAGCTCTTTGTCGCAGGCGTCATCCCCGGTATTCTCCTTACGCTCATGTTCATATCCGTGCTGCTCTTCATCGCCTATCGGCATCCTGAGCTCTCCCCTCGTGGGGAATCCACCACCTTTAAGGAAAAAATACGTTCCATCAAAGGAATCTTCGCCATGGTCGCCCTGATCTTTCTCATTCTCGGCGGCATTCTCCTCGGCTGGTTCAGTCCCAACGAAGGCGGTGCCGTCGGCGCGGCCGGCACGCTTCTCTATGCACTGTGTCGTCGTCGCCTCAGCTGGAACGACTTCAAGAGCGCACTCAATTCCACGGCACAGGTCACCGGCAGGCTTCTTCTGATACTTATCGGAGTGAGCATTCTGGGTACATTCCTCGCTGCCACTGCCCTGCCTTACGATCTGGCCGACACCGTAGTAAGTCTCCACGTCAACAGATATGTACTGCTTGCGGCCATCGTACTCTTCTACATCATCATGGGCTGCCTCATGAACGTCATCCCCATGATCCTGCTCACGCTGCCCGCCATCTACCCCACCATCATAGAACTCGGCTTCGACCCGGTGTGGTTCGGCGTGGTGGTCGTCATTCTCATGGAAGCCGGGCAGATCACTCCTCCCGTGGGCATCAACGTTTTTGCCCTGAGCAGCGTAGCCACCGATGTGCCCATGGCCAGCATTTTCCGCAGAGTGATCCCCTTCTTCTTGGCCATGATGTTCCTGGTCTTCCTGCTTGCGGTATTCCCGCAGATAGCTCTCTGGCTTCCCTCCGTGCTGTTCTAG
- a CDS encoding IS5 family transposase (programmed frameshift), producing the protein MKELFYLSHEQIARIKRYFPRSHGIPRVDDRRVVSGIIYVIKHGLQWKDAPREYGPYKTLYNRFIRWSRLGVFNRIFAELVEQNGSTTRLMIDATHLKAHRTAASLLKKGAFSRCIGRTKGGLNSKLHAVCNAFGQPLAFHLSGGQVSDYKGAAVLLDTLPQAGELLADRGYDADWFRHALSRKGITPCIPGRHSRKTPVAYDKEVYKQRHKIEIMFGRLKDWRRIAMRYDRCAHTFFSAICLAAIVIFYI; encoded by the exons ATGAAGGAACTTTTTTATCTTTCTCATGAACAGATTGCTCGTATCAAACGCTACTTTCCTCGTTCCCATGGCATTCCGAGAGTCGATGACAGGCGTGTCGTCAGCGGCATTATCTATGTCATCAAGCACGGCCTGCAATGGAAAGATGCTCCGCGCGAGTATGGACCATACAAAACTCTCTACAATCGTTTTATCCGCTGGAGCCGATTGGGGGTCTTTAACAGGATTTTTGCGGAGCTTGTTGAGCAAAACGGCTCCACAACACGCTTGATGATTGATGCCACACATCTCAAGGCACACAGGACAGCAGCAAGTTTGCTGAAAAAAGGGGCCT TTTCCCGATGTATCGGACGCACAAAAGGCGGCCTGAATTCAAAACTCCACGCTGTCTGCAATGCCTTCGGTCAACCGTTGGCCTTCCATCTGTCCGGCGGTCAGGTGAGCGACTACAAAGGCGCTGCTGTCCTGCTTGATACTCTGCCGCAGGCCGGGGAGCTTCTGGCGGATAGAGGCTATGATGCCGACTGGTTTCGTCATGCCTTGTCCCGTAAAGGAATCACGCCGTGTATTCCCGGCAGACACAGCCGGAAAACTCCGGTGGCCTATGACAAGGAGGTTTATAAGCAGCGGCACAAGATAGAAATCATGTTCGGCCGGCTCAAGGATTGGCGCAGAATAGCCATGCGTTATGACCGTTGTGCCCACACGTTCTTTTCGGCTATTTGTCTCGCTGCCATTGTCATCTTTTATATTTAA
- a CDS encoding nuclease-related domain-containing DEAD/DEAH box helicase: MATMIPASLPEEATEGERRLYRFLEKLPVFFTAWINPSLDGETADFVLYTPKNGLIVLEVKDWALDQVVSADRNVVRLRLGWKEENRTCPFGQSQHYLNLLKAMFQKPGGKEFLLPLQCGVVLPNMRRADYEERLRRDPLISELTSPRTTLFQEELEALERASDKGGFFQNMLNERFPCRFFYEHGKTLVQTVERKLGHAVIMQIPGVDWQSGEKRLVTLDEEQEKAALRFTGGRRLLRGAAGCGKTLILARRAEEILKKSPSAKVLFLCFNLSLAGYIRRMLAERALPLGTGGVEVMPVFDLMARILGDKVEEKENADYYRTVQAMAVEELEAGHELCGIWDAVLVDEAQDFTPMMVRAVTLLLREDTSLLAAMDAEQHLYAESSPETWLNMPGMKTFSLKNRYRSTRQIAAFAEDWLDAEVYAPDKELGVLDGDMPEVRYASGREEAAAMAASGVADMRRSGLPQGEMAVLYARTDGNLPHLLLDALARRGMMTLWPSEDERAKRRYDITTDSVTVSTIHSMKGMDFACVTLVLPLSLAEGREHLLLRESRDRRAFWERRRERGMTRSEARFHALVYVGMTRARRQLTVIWYDDGKKSGV, translated from the coding sequence ATGGCCACCATGATTCCCGCTTCCCTTCCTGAGGAAGCCACCGAGGGTGAAAGGCGTCTTTACCGTTTTCTGGAAAAGCTTCCCGTGTTCTTCACGGCGTGGATCAATCCTTCTCTGGATGGTGAGACGGCCGATTTCGTGCTCTATACGCCGAAAAATGGTCTTATCGTGCTGGAAGTGAAGGACTGGGCGCTGGATCAGGTGGTTTCGGCGGACAGAAACGTGGTCCGGCTGCGCCTGGGATGGAAGGAAGAGAACCGTACCTGTCCGTTCGGGCAGTCGCAGCACTACCTTAACCTTCTGAAGGCCATGTTTCAGAAGCCGGGAGGAAAGGAATTTCTGCTCCCCCTGCAATGCGGCGTGGTGTTGCCGAATATGAGGCGTGCCGATTATGAGGAGCGGCTGCGCCGTGATCCTTTGATTTCGGAACTGACATCCCCCCGTACCACGCTGTTTCAGGAAGAACTGGAAGCGCTGGAGCGTGCTTCCGACAAGGGCGGATTTTTTCAGAACATGCTGAACGAACGCTTTCCCTGCCGTTTTTTTTACGAGCACGGCAAAACTCTTGTGCAGACCGTGGAACGCAAGCTGGGCCATGCCGTGATCATGCAGATACCCGGTGTGGACTGGCAGAGCGGGGAAAAGAGGCTGGTGACGCTGGATGAAGAGCAGGAAAAGGCGGCCCTTCGTTTCACCGGCGGCCGGAGACTGCTGCGCGGCGCGGCAGGCTGCGGGAAAACATTGATTCTGGCGCGGAGGGCGGAAGAGATTCTTAAGAAAAGCCCCTCCGCAAAAGTGCTTTTTCTCTGCTTCAATCTTTCCCTTGCGGGCTATATCCGGCGTATGCTTGCGGAAAGAGCCCTGCCTCTGGGAACGGGCGGGGTGGAGGTCATGCCCGTGTTCGATCTTATGGCCCGTATTCTCGGAGACAAGGTGGAGGAGAAGGAGAACGCCGACTACTACAGGACCGTGCAGGCCATGGCAGTGGAGGAACTGGAAGCCGGTCATGAACTTTGCGGAATCTGGGATGCCGTGCTTGTGGATGAGGCGCAGGACTTCACCCCCATGATGGTGCGAGCCGTGACGCTGCTTCTGAGGGAGGACACGTCGCTTCTCGCGGCCATGGATGCGGAGCAGCACCTCTATGCCGAGAGCAGTCCCGAAACGTGGCTGAACATGCCCGGTATGAAGACGTTTTCGTTGAAGAACCGTTACCGCTCCACCCGGCAGATCGCAGCTTTTGCGGAAGACTGGCTCGATGCGGAGGTTTACGCACCGGATAAGGAGCTGGGTGTTCTGGATGGCGACATGCCGGAAGTGCGCTACGCTTCCGGCAGGGAGGAGGCCGCCGCCATGGCCGCTTCCGGCGTGGCGGATATGCGCCGTTCCGGTCTGCCCCAGGGAGAAATGGCCGTTCTCTATGCAAGAACGGACGGCAACCTGCCCCATCTGCTGCTCGATGCCCTTGCCCGTCGCGGCATGATGACGCTGTGGCCTTCGGAAGATGAGCGCGCCAAACGCCGTTACGACATCACTACGGATTCCGTTACGGTTTCCACCATACACAGCATGAAGGGCATGGATTTTGCCTGCGTCACGTTGGTGCTGCCCCTCAGCCTTGCGGAAGGCAGGGAACATCTTCTGCTCAGGGAGAGCCGGGACCGCCGTGCTTTCTGGGAACGGAGAAGAGAGCGGGGGATGACGCGCAGCGAAGCCCGGTTTCACGCTCTTGTTTATGTGGGCATGACCCGCGCCCGCCGTCAGCTCACCGTCATCTGGTATGACGACGGAAAGAAGAGCGGAGTTTGA
- a CDS encoding helix-turn-helix transcriptional regulator gives MDSAHHLQEDDSPRITRLLRIAQEIRREPHQTQESLWRRFGISRSQYYKDKSALADVGFRFDFQKNRGFRILEDRLTPITGLTFSDRLLLMFALEHLAAEGDGTLAALAMETGRKLAGGLDSPFREQLQKSFDSCVTQGAFGVRPEVLAALQDAVSRGQRVRILYTRAADWTRSWRELDPRRLYIRKRAMYLYARTVDETPPAWKIFRLNRIDEVRATGIFCSWDPMDDGGFEEKQKNAFSGVFGDRLYDVTLRFTGNAMHYVLEKNWHSSQRIRRSEHELLFSVRVSDPQEVLYWAKQWGHEAEVIGVEPSDEE, from the coding sequence ATGGACAGCGCACATCACCTTCAGGAAGACGACTCGCCGAGAATCACGCGGCTTCTGCGCATTGCACAGGAAATACGCCGGGAACCGCATCAGACGCAGGAAAGCCTGTGGCGCAGGTTCGGCATCAGCCGCAGCCAGTATTATAAGGATAAAAGCGCTCTGGCGGATGTGGGTTTCCGCTTCGATTTTCAGAAAAACCGCGGTTTCCGCATTCTGGAGGACAGGCTGACGCCCATCACGGGACTCACCTTCAGCGACCGCCTTCTGCTTATGTTCGCGCTGGAACATCTTGCCGCCGAAGGCGACGGTACGCTGGCGGCCCTTGCCATGGAAACGGGCCGGAAACTTGCCGGAGGGCTGGATTCTCCCTTCCGGGAACAACTGCAGAAAAGTTTCGACTCCTGCGTCACTCAGGGAGCCTTCGGCGTCAGGCCGGAAGTGCTGGCCGCTCTTCAGGACGCCGTAAGCCGCGGGCAGCGCGTCCGCATTCTGTATACGCGCGCCGCGGACTGGACCCGGAGCTGGCGGGAACTGGACCCCCGCCGCCTCTATATCCGCAAACGGGCCATGTACCTCTACGCCAGAACGGTGGATGAAACGCCACCGGCCTGGAAAATCTTCCGCCTGAACCGCATTGATGAGGTACGCGCCACCGGCATTTTCTGCAGCTGGGACCCCATGGACGACGGTGGATTTGAAGAAAAGCAGAAAAACGCCTTTTCCGGCGTGTTCGGCGACAGGCTCTACGATGTCACGCTGCGCTTCACCGGCAATGCCATGCACTACGTTCTGGAAAAAAACTGGCATTCCAGCCAGCGCATCCGCCGTTCCGAACATGAACTGCTTTTTTCCGTGCGCGTTTCCGATCCGCAGGAAGTATTGTACTGGGCAAAACAGTGGGGGCATGAGGCGGAAGTCATAGGCGTGGAGCCTTCGGACGAGGAATAA
- a CDS encoding DUF4116 domain-containing protein codes for MSHHHHAPGGIAEEKNTRNEILSLLWEEPELLAFLREQDEELCLAAVRENGLTLRHVRCQTPEICLAAVQEDGEALEYVQEQTPVLCRAAVTQNGLALRFVKEQNTELCELALKQNPDALRHVRSITPELLRLAALSCRGTSFLPEGADPDLFLDRKASARKALLRMKHPTEAACLRAVTADPDALELLDEDRQSEAVCLAAVRQNGEALRHVRRQSRIVCLAAVRESGLALRHVLEQTEEICLAAVRENGEALRYVRNQTENICLAAVRNEGDALLYVRNKTPEICREAVAQYGGAIRLVPEQDEDLQLAALRSDPYSIRWMASPSRKVIMNVVQTWGQALQFVPGQDEETCTAALSNDGESLRYVHRPKNAR; via the coding sequence ATGTCTCATCACCATCATGCCCCCGGGGGCATCGCCGAGGAAAAAAACACCCGGAACGAAATTCTTTCCCTCTTGTGGGAGGAACCGGAACTGCTCGCCTTTCTGCGTGAACAGGACGAGGAACTCTGCCTTGCCGCCGTACGGGAAAACGGGCTTACGCTGCGCCATGTACGGTGTCAGACGCCGGAAATCTGCCTTGCCGCCGTACAGGAAGACGGCGAGGCACTGGAATATGTGCAGGAACAGACGCCCGTTCTCTGCCGGGCGGCCGTCACGCAGAACGGACTGGCCCTGCGCTTTGTGAAGGAACAGAATACGGAGCTATGCGAGCTTGCGCTGAAGCAGAACCCCGACGCCCTGCGTCATGTACGCAGCATCACGCCGGAACTTCTCCGCCTTGCCGCCCTTTCCTGCCGGGGTACCTCTTTTCTTCCCGAAGGCGCAGATCCCGATCTTTTTCTGGACAGGAAGGCCTCGGCCCGCAAGGCGCTGCTGCGCATGAAACACCCCACGGAAGCCGCCTGTCTGCGCGCCGTCACGGCCGACCCCGACGCGCTGGAACTTCTTGATGAAGACCGGCAGAGCGAAGCGGTCTGCCTTGCCGCCGTGCGTCAAAACGGCGAAGCCCTGCGCCATGTGCGCCGTCAGAGCCGCATCGTATGCCTGGCCGCCGTGCGGGAAAGCGGCCTTGCGTTGCGCCATGTTCTTGAACAGACGGAAGAAATCTGTCTCGCCGCCGTACGGGAAAACGGCGAAGCCCTGCGTTATGTACGCAATCAGACGGAAAACATCTGCCTTGCCGCCGTGCGCAACGAAGGCGACGCCCTGCTCTATGTACGGAACAAAACCCCCGAAATCTGCCGGGAAGCCGTGGCACAGTACGGCGGCGCCATACGCCTTGTTCCCGAGCAGGACGAAGACCTCCAGCTTGCCGCTCTGCGTTCCGATCCCTACAGCATACGCTGGATGGCAAGTCCCTCGCGCAAGGTCATCATGAATGTGGTGCAGACATGGGGACAGGCGCTGCAGTTCGTCCCGGGACAGGATGAGGAGACATGTACAGCGGCTCTGAGCAATGACGGCGAATCTCTGCGCTATGTCCACAGGCCAAAAAACGCGCGCTGA